The genomic DNA GCCCTCTTCGAGGATCCGGCGGCGGGTGCCGGAGGTCAGCCAGGCGTCGAGGTGTTCGGCGCTGTCGAAGCGGTAGAGCGTGGTCCATTCGTCCTGGAGGCCGTCGATCGGGCGGAAGAGTTCGGTGCCGCGGAAGCCGGCGAAGGTCCGCTCCTCCTCGCTCATCCGCTGTTGCCAGTCGAGGAAGTCGTCGACGTGGTCGGGGTCGACGCGGTGGGCGACGACGACGGTGACGAGCGGGTCGGGGGCCTGCCGGCCGCCCCGGACGACCTGCTGGGTGCCGGGGCCGTCGAAGTAGCGGCTGCCGATGTCGAGCAGGTTCTGCCGGGTCGCGCTGTTGATCCAGGCCTGGAGGTGGGCGATGGAGTCGAACCGGTAGATGACGAGCCAGTCGGGCTGCAGGGGGGTCGGCGGGGAGACTTCGGCGCCGAGGTAGCCGGCGTAGTCGGCGGCGGCGGCGTTGACGGCCTTCTGCCAGGCCCAATACTCCTCCTCCAGGCCGGGGCGGACCTTGAGCCCGAGGATGGCGGTGGCGGCGGCGTCCCCGTCCAGGGGCTGCACGGTGTTCATTGCGGTCCGGCCGCCCCGGACGGGACCGGTGCGGTGGCGTTCAGCGGGCCGTAGATCCGTTCCGGGGTGAGCGGCAGGGCGCGGTAGCGGACGCCGGTGGCGTCGTGGAGGGCGTTGGCGAGGGCCGCGGACACCGGGTTGATGCAGCATTCGGCCATGCCCTTGGAGCGCATCGGTCCGACCGAGTCGGAGGACGGCACCAGGAGCACCTCGGTGCGGGGGACGTCGGCGTAGGTGGGGATGCGGTAGTTGCGGAGGTTGGGGTTGACCACGGCGCCGTCCGCGTCGAGGTGGTGGTTCTCGGTGAGGGCGAAGCCGATGCCCTGGGCGACGCCGCCCTCGACCTGTCCGCGGACCTGGGCGGGGTT from Kitasatospora terrestris includes the following:
- a CDS encoding antibiotic biosynthesis monooxygenase — encoded protein: MNTVQPLDGDAAATAILGLKVRPGLEEEYWAWQKAVNAAAADYAGYLGAEVSPPTPLQPDWLVIYRFDSIAHLQAWINSATRQNLLDIGSRYFDGPGTQQVVRGGRQAPDPLVTVVVAHRVDPDHVDDFLDWQQRMSEEERTFAGFRGTELFRPIDGLQDEWTTLYRFDSAEHLDAWLTSGTRRRILEEGEKFNEFKLRTIDNSFGSWFAFEENGREAPPPAASKTAIAVWVGLYPTVVLLTLALAPLKMPLWIGLLIGNLLSSFIMSFLTMPYYVNPLLGRWLRPAPGEPAARTNRIGLAIVASVTAVWAAAFFLITRDIWHLP